In one window of Tachypleus tridentatus isolate NWPU-2018 chromosome 2, ASM421037v1, whole genome shotgun sequence DNA:
- the LOC143244817 gene encoding MAP kinase-interacting serine/threonine-protein kinase 1-like isoform X2 encodes MPEFFNQKQEVYLDEMKGTARERQESGYSGSLVEDNEIADHLFLDTPIGSPTSEVRFLPSDLYQLTGEILGEGAYASVRNCVNLYTGVEYAVKVICKEPGHSRARVFKEVETFHHCHGHQNIIQLIEFFEEDDKFYLVFEKVRGGPLLAHLEKRVYFTEHEASLVIRDVASALKFLHHKGIAHRDLKPENLLCYSEDEVCPVKICDFDLGSGIVFGSTTPVSTPELLTPVGSAEFMAPEVVEAFIGEATPYDKRCDMWSLGVIMYILLCGYPPFYGRCGSDCGWERGEFCEACQEMLFTCIQEGDYDFPEREWSCVSDEAKGLIRHLLVKDASQRYTAEMVLNHPWVAHGGPTKLLDTPSILRRNNSARDLSAFAESANAVKRMVMHHMAFSMENIRPQFFEEEEEDGHLFRTSSPSLSDFSPPVFSLSPPSDSKLVQRRLKNLSLRKALESSFAG; translated from the exons ATGCCAgaattttttaatcaaaaacaaGAAGTCTACCTAGACGAAATGAAAGGGACGGCAAGAGAAAGGCAGGAGTCTGGATACAGTGGAAGCTTAGTCGAAGACAACGAGATCGCTGATCACCTCTTTTTGGACACGCCGATCGGTTCCCCTACCTCAGAAGTTCGGTTTTTACCATCAG acTTGTACCAACTAACGGGTGAAATTCTGGGAGAAGGAGCATATGCATCTGTCAGAAATTGTGTAAACCTTTATACTGGAGTTGAATATGCTGTGAAA GTTATTTGTAAAGAACCAGGCCACAGTAGGGCAAGAGTCTTTAAAGAGGTAGAAACATTCCATCATTGTCATGGGCATCAGAACATCATTCAGTTAATTGAATTTTTTGAAGAGGAtgataa attCTATTTAGTCTTTGAAAAAGTCAGAGGAG GACCTCTTCTTGCTCACTTGGAGAAACGGGTATACTTCACTGAACATGAAGCAAGTTTAGTTATAAGAGATGTGGCCAGTGCTTTGAAGTTTCTACATCACAAAG gaATTGCTCATAGAGACCTCAAGCCTGAAAACTTACTATGTTACAGTGAAGATGAG GTTTGTCCTGTTAAAATCTGTGATTTTGACTTGGGAAGTGGAATTGTTTTTGGCAGTACAACCCCAGTCAGTACTCCAGAGCTGTTGACTCCAGTGGGTTCGGCCGAGTTTATGGCCCCAGAAGTGGTAGAAGCTTTCATTGGAGAAGCCACTCCATATGATAAACGATGTGATATGTGGAGCTTGGGTGTGAttat GTATATATTGCTGTGTGGATACCCTCCTTTCTATGGACGATGTGGAAGTGATTGTGGATGGGAACGTGGTGAGTTTTGTGAAGCATGTCAAGAAATGCTTTTCACCTGTATCCAAGAGGGTGATTATGACTTTCCAGAGCGAGAATGGTCCTGTGTTTCTGATGAAGCTAAAGGCTTGATACGtcacttgttggtaaaagatgcAAGTCAACGCTACACAGCTGAGATGGTTTTAAATCATCCATGGGTAGCACATGGGGGACCAACTAAGCTACTAGATACACCTAGTATCTTGAGGag AAACAACAGTGCCAGGGATCTCTCAGCATTTGCTGAAAGTGCAAATGCTGTGAAGCGTATGGTAATGCATCACATGGCTTTCAGTATGGAAAATATCCGACCTCAGTTttttgaagaagaagaagaagatggaCATCTTTTCAGAACCTCTTCACCCAGTTTATCAGATTTCTCTCCTCCAGTTTTCAGTCTTTCTCCTCCAAGTGACTCCAAACTAGTCCAGCGAAGATTGAAGAATCTCAGTTTGAGAAAAGCCTTAGAGTCAAGTTTTGCTGGGTAA
- the LOC143244817 gene encoding MAP kinase-interacting serine/threonine-protein kinase 1-like isoform X1, giving the protein MPEFFNQKQEVYLDEMKGTARERQESGYSGSLVEDNEIADHLFLDTPIGSPTSEVRFLPSDEPEHINTTIISRTVSEPEPIPQQRQQQRRKRKKKRKTGTSLGACNFEDLYQLTGEILGEGAYASVRNCVNLYTGVEYAVKVICKEPGHSRARVFKEVETFHHCHGHQNIIQLIEFFEEDDKFYLVFEKVRGGPLLAHLEKRVYFTEHEASLVIRDVASALKFLHHKGIAHRDLKPENLLCYSEDEVCPVKICDFDLGSGIVFGSTTPVSTPELLTPVGSAEFMAPEVVEAFIGEATPYDKRCDMWSLGVIMYILLCGYPPFYGRCGSDCGWERGEFCEACQEMLFTCIQEGDYDFPEREWSCVSDEAKGLIRHLLVKDASQRYTAEMVLNHPWVAHGGPTKLLDTPSILRRNNSARDLSAFAESANAVKRMVMHHMAFSMENIRPQFFEEEEEDGHLFRTSSPSLSDFSPPVFSLSPPSDSKLVQRRLKNLSLRKALESSFAG; this is encoded by the exons ATGCCAgaattttttaatcaaaaacaaGAAGTCTACCTAGACGAAATGAAAGGGACGGCAAGAGAAAGGCAGGAGTCTGGATACAGTGGAAGCTTAGTCGAAGACAACGAGATCGCTGATCACCTCTTTTTGGACACGCCGATCGGTTCCCCTACCTCAGAAGTTCGGTTTTTACCATCAG ATGAACCTGAACATATAAATACCACTATAATTAGTCGCACTGTCAGTGAACCAGAACCCATCCCACAACAACGACAACAGCAGCGCAGGAagagaaagaaaaagagaaaaacggGCACTAGCTTGGGCGCTTGTAACTTTGAAG acTTGTACCAACTAACGGGTGAAATTCTGGGAGAAGGAGCATATGCATCTGTCAGAAATTGTGTAAACCTTTATACTGGAGTTGAATATGCTGTGAAA GTTATTTGTAAAGAACCAGGCCACAGTAGGGCAAGAGTCTTTAAAGAGGTAGAAACATTCCATCATTGTCATGGGCATCAGAACATCATTCAGTTAATTGAATTTTTTGAAGAGGAtgataa attCTATTTAGTCTTTGAAAAAGTCAGAGGAG GACCTCTTCTTGCTCACTTGGAGAAACGGGTATACTTCACTGAACATGAAGCAAGTTTAGTTATAAGAGATGTGGCCAGTGCTTTGAAGTTTCTACATCACAAAG gaATTGCTCATAGAGACCTCAAGCCTGAAAACTTACTATGTTACAGTGAAGATGAG GTTTGTCCTGTTAAAATCTGTGATTTTGACTTGGGAAGTGGAATTGTTTTTGGCAGTACAACCCCAGTCAGTACTCCAGAGCTGTTGACTCCAGTGGGTTCGGCCGAGTTTATGGCCCCAGAAGTGGTAGAAGCTTTCATTGGAGAAGCCACTCCATATGATAAACGATGTGATATGTGGAGCTTGGGTGTGAttat GTATATATTGCTGTGTGGATACCCTCCTTTCTATGGACGATGTGGAAGTGATTGTGGATGGGAACGTGGTGAGTTTTGTGAAGCATGTCAAGAAATGCTTTTCACCTGTATCCAAGAGGGTGATTATGACTTTCCAGAGCGAGAATGGTCCTGTGTTTCTGATGAAGCTAAAGGCTTGATACGtcacttgttggtaaaagatgcAAGTCAACGCTACACAGCTGAGATGGTTTTAAATCATCCATGGGTAGCACATGGGGGACCAACTAAGCTACTAGATACACCTAGTATCTTGAGGag AAACAACAGTGCCAGGGATCTCTCAGCATTTGCTGAAAGTGCAAATGCTGTGAAGCGTATGGTAATGCATCACATGGCTTTCAGTATGGAAAATATCCGACCTCAGTTttttgaagaagaagaagaagatggaCATCTTTTCAGAACCTCTTCACCCAGTTTATCAGATTTCTCTCCTCCAGTTTTCAGTCTTTCTCCTCCAAGTGACTCCAAACTAGTCCAGCGAAGATTGAAGAATCTCAGTTTGAGAAAAGCCTTAGAGTCAAGTTTTGCTGGGTAA